Proteins encoded together in one Oryzias latipes chromosome 11, ASM223467v1 window:
- the LOC101175092 gene encoding hepatic lectin, whose protein sequence is MSNSVAFSKLVDDEGNRDTLRHRADVQHSDLAVFPVRVTSLVQSPYRLATICLASLCAILLISIIAVSAHYKNRSQRGDEGTTLMQTDVSALTALISKLQQENKQLQEEKRALLAKLDLKLTTKAPPVVSLMPSMTGVPVECPTNWHLFNSSCYFISTQMKPWRDSQTYCQRQGAHLAIIHTAEEQTFLWDLLPRAHWNAYWFGISDRQKEDEWKWVDGTSVEKSFWEEGEPNNHINEDCGYIVKTQVLERVAIRSWYDAPCEMSIKFICEKEMKTQ, encoded by the exons ATGTCAAACTCCGTGGCTTTTTCCAAACTGGTGGATGACGAAGGCAATCGGGACACGTTAAGACACAGAGCTGATGTGCAGCACAGCG ATCTGGCAGTGTTTCCGGTCAGAGTGACTTCCCTGGTCCAAAGTCCTTACAGATTGGCCACCATCTGCCTGGCTTCACTTTGTGCCATTCTGCTCATCTCCATCATAGCTGTCAGTGCTCACT ATAAGAACAGATCTCAGAGGGGTGATGAGGGAACCACATTGATGCAGACAGATGTCTCTGCTCTAACAGCCTTAATCAGCAAACTGCAGCAGGAGAATAAACAGCTGCAGGAAGAGAAAAGGGCTCTGCTGGCCAAACTGGATCTCAAATTAACCACCAAAG CTCCTCCTGTGGTTAGCCTGATGCCAAGCATGACTGGGGTGCCAGTCGAATGTCCCACAAACTGGCATCTCTTCAACAGCAGCTGTTACTTCATCTCCACACAGATGAAACCTTGGAGAGACAGTCAGACATATTGTCAGAGGCAAGGAGCACACCTTGCCATCATCCACACCGCTGAGGAGCAG ACTTTCCTGTGGGATCTTCTTCCCAGAGCCCACTGGAATGCCTACTGGTTCGGAATCTCAGACAGACAGAAGGAAGACGAGTGGAAGTGGGTCGATGGAACATCTGTAGAGAAAAG TTTCTGGGAAGAGGGGGAGCCTAACAACCACATCAACGAGGACTGCGGTTACATCGTGAAAACTCAGGTGCTGGAGCGCGTGGCGATTCGGAGCTGGTATGATGCTCCCTGTGAGATGTCCATAAAGTTCATCTgtgagaaagaaatgaaaacacagtgA